From the Streptomyces sp. SN-593 genome, the window CCGAACGGCTGCCGGAGGCGGCGGAGTTCGCCCGGCGCGCGGTCTGCGGTTTCCTGCTGGCCCGGCCGACGCTGATCCACCGCCTGCCGAGCACCGAGACGCGGCGCGGCGGTGCCTGGCCCTCGCCGCGCAGTTGGGAGGCGGCCCTCACGCTGCTGGCCTTCGGCACCGCGGCCGGGGTCTCCCGCGACGTGCTCGCCCTGCTGGTGCGCGGGGCGGTCGGCGACGGGCCCGGCCTCGAACTCCTCGCCCACCTGGACCGGATGGAACTGCCCGACCCCGAGGAGCTCCTGGCAGACCCGGTGGCCGCCGGACTTCCGGAGCGGGGCGACCTGCGCCAGGCCGCCCTGGAGTCGGTGGTCGCCGCCGTCGGCGCCCGCCCGCGGCGGGAGCGGTGGGAGGCGGCCTGGGCGGTGCTGGCCAGGGCCCTGGAGACCGGCGCCCCGGACCTGCTGGTCGCCCCGGCCACGGCGCTGGCGGCGCTGCGCCGCGACGACTGGGAGGTTCCGGAGGGGGTGGAGCGGCTGGCCGGGGTGATCGGCCTCGCCCGCCGGGCGGACCGCTCGGTGCGGCGGGCGGAGTCGGCGCAGGGCGGCCACGGGTCCGCGGGGGTGCGGCGATGACGGACCCCGCGAAGCGCCCGGGGCCACGCCCGGTCCCGTACCCGCAGCCGTACCCGAAGCCGGGTCCTGGCCCGAAGCCGGGACCCGGGCCGAAGCCGGTATCCGGGCCGAAGCCGGCACCGGGTCCGCACCCTTCCCCCGCCTCGGTCCCCGCCCCGGCCCCGTCCCCGCGGGCGGCGTCCGGCCCCGCGCTTCCGCTGGATCGGGAGAAACTGCTGGCGGCGCGGCTGCACGCGGTGCGGGTGCGCCCGTACCTGGCCGACGCGCTCTTCGCGCTGCACGTCGTCGAGGACCGGTCGGTGCCCACGATGGCGGTGGACGCGTACTGGCGCGTCTACGTCTCGCCCGCCTTCGTGGCGCTGCTGCCGGTGGAGGAACTGGCGGGCGTGTGGGTCCACGAGGTCTCCCACCTGCTGCGCGACCACCACGGGAGGGGCGAGCGCCACGCGCGGGAGCACGAGGCGTACGGCCCGGGGGAGCGGCTGCGGCAGAACATCGCCGCCGACTTCGAGATCAACGACGACATCTACGGCGACGGTCTGCCCCGGCCCGCCGGCGCGGCGATGCCCGGCATGCTGGGGCTGAGCGGCGGCCTGCTGATGGAGGAGTACCTGCGGACCTCGTCGCTGTCGGGAGCCGCCGACCTGGCCTGGCTCGACTGCGGCGGCGGGGCCGACGGGCACGCGCGGCCCTGGGAGAGGGGGCCCGACGGTGCCCACGGGCTGAGCCGGCAGCAGCGGGACGCGGTCCGCTTCCGGGTCGCCGAGGCGATCAGGGGCCGGCCGGGCACCGCCCCGCAGGGGTGGCGGCGGTGGGCGGAGCAGGCGTTCCACCCGCCCCAACCCTGGCGGCAGTTGCTGGGAGCGGCGGTCCGCTCGGCGGTGAGCACCCCGGGGACCGGCGGCGACCACACCTACCGCCGCCCGTCCCGGCGTTCGGCGGGGGTGCCCGGGGTGGTGCTGCCGAGCCTGCGCCGTACGCCGCCCCGGGTCCACGTCGTGATCGACACCTCGGGCTCGGTGAGCGACGCCGAACTGGGCAGCGCGCTGCTGGAGGTGGCGGCGATCTCGCGGGCGGTCGGCGGGCGGCGCGACCTGGTCTCGGTGATCTCCTGCGACGCCGCCGCGGGGATCGCGGTCCCCGTCTGCCGCGCCGAGGGCATCGAACTGGTCGGCGGCGGCGGGACCGACCTGCGCTCCGGCTTCGCCCGGGCGCTGCGGTCCCACCACCGTCCGGACGTGATCGTCGCGTTCACCGACGGGCAGACCCCGTGGCCGTCCGCGCCCCCGCCCTGCCGCACCGTGGTCGGCCTCTTCCGCCGACCCGCCCCCGCCGACGACGAGGAGGACCCCTTCCACGTGCCCGCGCCGCCCGCGTGGGCGCGGGTCGTCACGATCGGGTGAGGGGCGCTCCGCGGGGTGGGGACCACCGAGTGGGCACGTGCCGTCGCCGGGTCGGCCGCGGCCGGTAGTCGGGCGCCGTCGTCAGGTCGGCCGGTGGCCGGTGGCCGGTGGCCGGTGGCCGGTGGCCGGTGGCCGGCGGCGGCCGTCGGTCGGGCGCCGCGCCGGGGTGCGCTCGACCCCGGCCGCCTCCCCCGAGGGCGCCGCGCCGACGGTCAGATGTCGGCGAGCAGGTCATCGAGGGGCGCGGGGGCGTGGTCCGGGGGCAGCGCCTCGACGAGGACGCGGCCGTAGCGGATCTTCCGGCCCTTCTTCGTGCCGAAGAACCGCCGGTACCGCTGCGGGTCGGTCCGGTCGCGCTGGGCGGGCTGCCGGAGGAAGGTCGTCAGGGCGCGCAGGTCGCCTTCCGCGCGCACCAGTTCGGCCACCCTCGGCACACCCAGCGCGCGGATCAGCTCGTCCTCCAGGTCCGCCGCACAGACGAAGAAGCGCTGCCGCTCGGCTCCGGCCCGGGCGAAACCGCGCTCGTAGAAGCCGCGTTCCGCCTCGTCGCACAGCCCGGTCAGGCGCAGGTCCAGGCCGGGCGGCCCGAGCAGCCGGGCGAAGCGCGCGACGCTCATCGCCCCGCCCATCGGCAGCACGCAGACGCCCTCGCCGGCCAGGTCCCGGCCGCGCCGTCCGGCCAGCGCGTCGACCGCCTCCACGTCGCTCGGCCCCTCCACGAGCACCACGCAGCCGACCCGCGCCCGCGCGGCCGCCTCCGCCGCCGCGTCACCGCTCCCGCGCCCGGCCGCCCACGCGAGCGCCGCCTCCCGGAACCGCGCCATGTCCGCCACCCCCCGAGTCTCCGCCGCCCCGCCCCGACCCGGTACCGAATTTCCGCCGCGCCCCCCGGGCCGACCTCCGAGACGCACCCGCGCGCCGACCGCTGCTCTTCGCTGCCTTTGCCTGACACATGATCATGTGTTGTCACAAGACGGTCGATTGGGTCGGGTTCTGCATGGTACGTTCTGTCACCAGAGAACTTTAAAGAGTGACCCCGGCAGCGCTGGAACGCTCCGGGGTCCGGCACAAGGAGAAACACCTCCTCATGCGGATCCATCGTAGCCGCCATGCGCGCGGTTTCACGGTCCTGCCGAACACGTTGCTCCAAGACCGGCGGCTTTCCTACACCGCCCGCGGGCTGCTGGCCGATCTTCTGTCCCGGTCGGACGGCTGGTCGGAGGACGGCCGGAGGATGGCCGACAGCAGCCCGCAGGGCCGCCTGGCCGTCGCCAAGGCCCTACGCGAGCTGGCCGCCGCAGGGTACTACCGCGTGGACAAGGTCCGGCGCGCGGACGGCACCGTCGTCAGCGAGACCCACGTCTACGACGCCCCCCAGGTGGGACCGGGTGCCGTACGTCCGGGGTCCGGCCGACCGGCCGTCGACGACACTGACGCCCACCCCGTAAAGGACCGAGGGAAACAACCCTCCCTCCCCGCGCAGCGGTCGGACGCCGGGGAGGTGGGGCGGGCGGGACTCCCCGCCCCCGACACACCCGCCCCCGACACACCCGCCCCCGACATCCCGGCGGACGGCTCCGCCGCTCAGGCGGCGGCCACGCTCTTCCGGGTGCTGCGGCCCGAGCCGCGCCTCCGGCTCGGCACGGCCGAAGCTCTTGCCCTCGCACCCCTGGTCAGCGCCTGGCTGGAGCGCGGCTACGGCCAACACGACCTCGCCGACGCACTCCTGCCAGGGCTCCCCACCCGCCTCCACTCGGCTGCCGCCCTCGTACGCGACCGGCTGACCCGGAAACTCCCCCCGGTGCTCCCGCGCCAAACCGACACCCCGGCGAACCCGCACCCGCGCCCGTACGAATGCGGCGCATGCGCCCGGCCGACCCCGCACGAAGGGATCTGCCGGATCTGCGCGGGCCTGGACCAGCGCCGCGGCGACGACACAGCAGCCCGCGCGGGCATCGCCGCACGCGGCCGGGCCAAGGTCCGCGCCGCCCTCGGCGCAGACGCCCCCCGACACTTCCTCCCCACCATTCTCTGATGGGACCTACCGGGTGGTGAGCGGGACCCGGTAGGTGGCCGCCGGTTCGATGCATCTCCGGAGCCGCTGGGTCCCAGTGTCGGATATGGCCGGTGCTTCTTCGGCCGGGAGGCCAGGACCGAGAGGGGATGGCGTGGCTCCCGCTCCCGAGTGCTCTTCCACCGGCCCCGAGGAGGTCCTCGGCTCTTCAGTGGACCCGGTGCTCCCACCGCAGGTCCGGTACACCTTCGATCCAGTAGTGGTGCGCCTCCTGCGTGACGCGGATCCGCACGGTGTCGATGTCGGGGCGGTTGGCAGCCTGCCAGGCGAGGAGGAATGCCTCGACCCTGTCCCAGAGGAGGACTGGGCCGCCCTGCCGGACGATCCAGCCGTCGCCGTCGCCGTCGCCGTCGCCGTCGCCGACGCCGACGGCGGCGAACTCGGCGAAGGACTCGTGCCCGGGGTCAAGGAGGTAGAGGAGCCGGGTGCCGTCGGTGCGCGTGGCGCGGACGAGTTGGGTTCCGGGGGCGGCGAGTTGGGCGACGAAGGCGGGTGTCCAGTCGTCGAGGAGCGCGGGGGACACCTTCGTCCTGCGTTCGCTGTCGGGGTAGGCGGTGCGGGCGGACAGGTCTCCGGCCAAGGGCTCGGGGGCTTGGGACCGGGCGTGCATGAAGGAGGAGCGGGAGACGATGCGGCCTTCGGCCTGGCCGTGGTGGCCGACGGTGAGCTTGGCCAGACCGGTTCCGAAGGGCCAGGAGCCCAGGGTGGCGAGGATGGTGCCGCCGGGCGCGGTCTGGCGGACCCACGCATGTGGAATACGCCGGATGGCACAGGTGGCGATGACGCGGTCGTAGGGGGCGTTGCGGGGGTGTCCGAGGAGGCCGTCGCCGGTGACGGTCCAGGCGGAGTACCCGAGTGCCTCCAGCGCGAGGTCCGCGCGCTGTGCCACCTGTGGGTCGACCTCGACCGTGGTGATGTGGTCCGCGCCGAGGCAATGACACATCAGGGCGGAGGAGTAGCCGGTTCCGGTGCCGATCTCCAGGACCCGGTGTCCTGGTCGCGGGTCGAGGGCTTCGATCATGCGGATCACGGTGGCGGGCGTGGTGGAGGAGGAGGTGGGCACGCCCGCCACGGGTTCGGTGGTCTGGTCGGCGGTGAGATGGCCGTCGAGTTGGGTGGTGAGGCTGTCGTGGCGGTACGCGATCTCCAGCCACTCGGCAGGAGCGGTGGCAGCCGCCGAGACCGGCCTCCACATGGTGCCCTCGTCGAGGAACACGCCGGGCTGGAGGAACAGTTCGCGCGGCACGGCCTCAACGGCCGTCCGCAGCACGGGAGACACGAGTGCCTTGTCGGCCACGAGTCGTTCGGCGAGGCGTTGCCGTCGGCGTGCGGAGTCGGTCACTTGCGTTCTCCTCGGGCATCGATGAGCAGGTCGGCGAAGGCGGCGGACATCGGCAGGCCGGTCTCGGTCTCCAGCCATCCCCACTGGCCGTTCGGGTTCAGCTCCAGCCACCAGTACGTGCCGGCCCGGTCCACGGCGAGGTCGAAGCTCCCGGATACCAGACCTTGGAGTTCGAGGTAGGCGTGCAGGGCCGCGGTCACCTGCTCGGGAAGGTGCTCGACGGTGTAGGTGAGGGCGTCGTAGTCCCTGCGCCAATCCAGGAGATCGGAGCTGATGCGCACGGCGAAGGTGCGCCGGCCGACGACGAGGGCGCGGATGTCGGCGACCTTGTCCACGCGGACCTGGAACAGGTGTGGGGTGACGCGGACGCTTTCGTCGACCTCGTCGGCGGTGACGGGCTCGGCCCACCCGGTGACCGGTAGGCCGTCGCGCACGTACGGGGTCCAGCGCAGGGTTTTGAACAGCACGTCACCACGGGTGTTGGTGATGAAATCGCGTGCCTCGTCGGGGTCGTTGGTGATGAGCGTGGGAGGGACGGCGAGTCCGAGCCGCTGCGCGAGGGCGAGTTGGGTGGGCTTGTAGTCGGCGGCGGCGATCTTCTGGGGGTGGTTCACCCACAGCGGGCGGTCCATCGCGTAGAGGACGCCGCCGAGTCCGAAACGGACCTGCGCAGCCGCGAAGCGTGCGTCGTCCGGCTCCAGGTGGGAGAAGTCGGGCCACGTCGGGCGGCGCCAGTACACCGCTCGGACGCGGGTCAGGTCGGCGGTCCTCGACGGGGTGCGCACCCATCCGGCCATGGCGGCCGGGCGTGTGGCGAACCTCGCTGAGACCGCCAGACCGGTACCGGTGTCCGCGATATCGGCGATGTCCGCGGGGTCGAACCTGACCACGGGCACGTTGCGCCGGTTGAGTTCGATGATCACCATGTCGGCGGTCAGGTCGTCCGCCTCGGTGACCACCAGTACTGGACGGTCCTCGTTCACGTCGTCAGTCCTGCTGCGCGTCCTGGTCGTGGCCCTGGTCGTTCTTCGAGTCCGAGTTCGTGGTGGTCGAGGTCTCGGTGCCCTTGCTCGTGCCGTGCGCACCCATCTCGACCACCTGCCCGGCCCGGTCGCGGAACACGCCGAGTTGCGTGCCCGCGTCGACGGAGACCGTGGCGTGCGGTCGGTGAAGGCTGGCCGGATACGGCGCGAGGCGGCGGGCGCCCCAGGGCGCGGTGAGCTGTTCGGCGATGGTCTTCACGAGGTTTCTCCTTCGAGCGGTGGACGGTTGAGCGGACAGATGCGCTTCCGGCGTGGCGGGCGTCGCACCGTGTGTGACGGAACCGCGGACAGGGAATCGTCGGCCGCGCTCGGAGGACGCATGCCCTCAGCGGTGAGTGACCAGGATGGTGCGTACGGTGATGTGTCCGGAATGTGGAAACCCTGAAGAGGCCCTGAAGTTTCACCGCAGTTCGACGCCTCCGGCTGCTTCCTGGGCGCGGCGGCGAAGGGCGAGTGCCATCCTTGCGGCATGCCCGAACTCAACGGACGTCCCGTCACGGTGGACGAACTCCAGACCCTCGCGCTCGCCAACTACGGCTCGTTCACCAGCATGCGCGTGGACGACGGCCGGGTGCGCGGGCTTTCGCTTCACTTGGAAAGGCTCGTCCGCGACAGCAAGATCCTCTTCGGAAGCGAATTGGACATCGGCCACGTACGCGAATTGATCCGGCGCGTCACTCCGGTGGATGGATCGACGACGATTCGTGTCACCGTCTTCGACCCGTCAACTGACCTCGGGCATCCCGATCTTGCCAGCGAACCGCAGATCCTCGTCACACAACGCCCAGCCGGCGCTCTACCGTTGCCGCCTCTCGCCGTTCGGTCGACGCTCTACACCCGCGACGTACCGGAGGTGAAGAGCGTCGGCCTCTTCGCGACCCTCCACCACCGAAGGGCCGCTCGGCTCAAGGGGTACGACGACGCGCTCTTCGTCGACGACGAGGGAGTCATCAGCGAGGGCGGGACCTGGAACATCGGCTTCTTCGACGGCTCGCAGGTGATCTGGCCGAACGCGGGCGCCCTGCCAGGGGTGACCATGCGGCTTCTGCAGCGCCTTCACGAGCACCGCACCAGGCGCGTCACGTTGCCGGACGTCGGGACGATGCGGGCCGCATTCGCCACCAACGCGGCGATCGGTGTCCGTGCCATCACCCGCATCGACGACACCGGGTTCCCCGCGGACCACCCTGTTCTCGGCATCCTCCGCAAGGAATACATGAACCTGCCCGGTGAGCCCGTCTGAATCGGAGGAACTGTGCAGGGCTTGTCGCTAGGGTGGGCCAGAAGGACGACCGGAGGGGATATGTGGCCACGGTAGAACGCTGGACCGGTCGGGAAGCAAAATCCTTACGCACGGCCAAGCGCATGAGTCTCGAAGCTTTCGCCGCCCATCTGGGCATCAGTGAACGCACCCTTTCCACTTGGGAGAGTCGCGGAGAGAACATCGCCATCCGCGCCGTCAACCAGGCAGCCTTGGACACCTCGCTACGCGTTTCGGGTCCCGATGTCCACGAGCGTTTCGTCCATCTGACCGATGCGTTCGAGACCGTGCTCCCGCATCAAGCCGCCCACGCGCCCCGCGACGCACCGGTACAGCGGCATGAGCGGCACCCTGGTGACGGCAAGCAGATGGCCTTCGTGGATGCCGGCATGTACCTCGGTGGCACCGACAACGGGCCTGTCTGGCTCCCCGCCTTCTCCATCGATGTCTTCCCGGTCACGAACTCCGATTACGCCGGCTTCGTTGCGGCCACCGGCCACCAGCCCCCACAGCACTGGCCGAAGGGCAAATGCCCCGACACCCTCTTCGACCACCCCGTCACCTATGTCACTTGGCGCGACGCTGCCTCGTACGCCTCCTGGACCGGCAAGGAACTCCCCACCGCGCGGCAGTGGGAGAAGGCCGCCCGAGGCACTCACGGCGCCACCTATCCTTGGGGAAACCAGCCGACTCCGGCCAAGTGCAACTCCCGCGAGAGCAACGTCGGTTCCACGACTCCCGTCAGCCGCTTCCACAGCGGTGTCAGTCCCTATGGCGTCTACGACCTGTGCGGTAACACATGGGAGTGGACCAGGACCCGTACAGGCCCCGGTCGCTACGAGCTGAAGGCCGGCGCCTTCACCAGCCCCTTCTCCCGCACCACACCCTCCGCTTTCAACGACGCGGCCACCACGATGCTCGACGACGACACGGGTTTCCGCTGCTGTACGAGCGGGGCGAGCCTCACAAGGCCGTGAAAGCAGCCTCCATGACGACCCTGGACAGGTTCTTCGGCCGTGTGGCAGGCCGGC encodes:
- a CDS encoding aminotransferase class IV family protein, with translation MPELNGRPVTVDELQTLALANYGSFTSMRVDDGRVRGLSLHLERLVRDSKILFGSELDIGHVRELIRRVTPVDGSTTIRVTVFDPSTDLGHPDLASEPQILVTQRPAGALPLPPLAVRSTLYTRDVPEVKSVGLFATLHHRRAARLKGYDDALFVDDEGVISEGGTWNIGFFDGSQVIWPNAGALPGVTMRLLQRLHEHRTRRVTLPDVGTMRAAFATNAAIGVRAITRIDDTGFPADHPVLGILRKEYMNLPGEPV
- a CDS encoding vWA domain-containing protein, with the translated sequence MTDPAKRPGPRPVPYPQPYPKPGPGPKPGPGPKPVSGPKPAPGPHPSPASVPAPAPSPRAASGPALPLDREKLLAARLHAVRVRPYLADALFALHVVEDRSVPTMAVDAYWRVYVSPAFVALLPVEELAGVWVHEVSHLLRDHHGRGERHAREHEAYGPGERLRQNIAADFEINDDIYGDGLPRPAGAAMPGMLGLSGGLLMEEYLRTSSLSGAADLAWLDCGGGADGHARPWERGPDGAHGLSRQQRDAVRFRVAEAIRGRPGTAPQGWRRWAEQAFHPPQPWRQLLGAAVRSAVSTPGTGGDHTYRRPSRRSAGVPGVVLPSLRRTPPRVHVVIDTSGSVSDAELGSALLEVAAISRAVGGRRDLVSVISCDAAAGIAVPVCRAEGIELVGGGGTDLRSGFARALRSHHRPDVIVAFTDGQTPWPSAPPPCRTVVGLFRRPAPADDEEDPFHVPAPPAWARVVTIG
- a CDS encoding formylglycine-generating enzyme family protein, whose amino-acid sequence is MSLEAFAAHLGISERTLSTWESRGENIAIRAVNQAALDTSLRVSGPDVHERFVHLTDAFETVLPHQAAHAPRDAPVQRHERHPGDGKQMAFVDAGMYLGGTDNGPVWLPAFSIDVFPVTNSDYAGFVAATGHQPPQHWPKGKCPDTLFDHPVTYVTWRDAASYASWTGKELPTARQWEKAARGTHGATYPWGNQPTPAKCNSRESNVGSTTPVSRFHSGVSPYGVYDLCGNTWEWTRTRTGPGRYELKAGAFTSPFSRTTPSAFNDAATTMLDDDTGFRCCTSGASLTRP
- a CDS encoding TOPRIM nucleotidyl transferase/hydrolase domain-containing protein; the protein is MADMARFREAALAWAAGRGSGDAAAEAAARARVGCVVLVEGPSDVEAVDALAGRRGRDLAGEGVCVLPMGGAMSVARFARLLGPPGLDLRLTGLCDEAERGFYERGFARAGAERQRFFVCAADLEDELIRALGVPRVAELVRAEGDLRALTTFLRQPAQRDRTDPQRYRRFFGTKKGRKIRYGRVLVEALPPDHAPAPLDDLLADI
- a CDS encoding AAA family ATPase, encoding MLDILRTTSTEPRPDEQLEALMLAVAADLPVLLWGEPGIGKTAALTQLAACLDLPLTTVIASVHEPSDFSGLPIVGEDPEARGVPMAPPRWAVELVRAGRGLLFLDELSTATPAVQAALLRVVLERRVGALRLPPAVRIVAAANPRASAADGWELSPPLANRFVHLYWVHDPDVVVRGLGGVWPRAELPRLAPERLPEAAEFARRAVCGFLLARPTLIHRLPSTETRRGGAWPSPRSWEAALTLLAFGTAAGVSRDVLALLVRGAVGDGPGLELLAHLDRMELPDPEELLADPVAAGLPERGDLRQAALESVVAAVGARPRRERWEAAWAVLARALETGAPDLLVAPATALAALRRDDWEVPEGVERLAGVIGLARRADRSVRRAESAQGGHGSAGVRR
- the tgmA gene encoding putative ATP-grasp-modified RiPP, encoding MKTIAEQLTAPWGARRLAPYPASLHRPHATVSVDAGTQLGVFRDRAGQVVEMGAHGTSKGTETSTTTNSDSKNDQGHDQDAQQD
- the tgmB gene encoding ATP-grasp ribosomal peptide maturase, with the translated sequence MNEDRPVLVVTEADDLTADMVIIELNRRNVPVVRFDPADIADIADTGTGLAVSARFATRPAAMAGWVRTPSRTADLTRVRAVYWRRPTWPDFSHLEPDDARFAAAQVRFGLGGVLYAMDRPLWVNHPQKIAAADYKPTQLALAQRLGLAVPPTLITNDPDEARDFITNTRGDVLFKTLRWTPYVRDGLPVTGWAEPVTADEVDESVRVTPHLFQVRVDKVADIRALVVGRRTFAVRISSDLLDWRRDYDALTYTVEHLPEQVTAALHAYLELQGLVSGSFDLAVDRAGTYWWLELNPNGQWGWLETETGLPMSAAFADLLIDARGERK
- the tgmC gene encoding ATP-grasp peptide maturase system methyltransferase, whose amino-acid sequence is MTDSARRRQRLAERLVADKALVSPVLRTAVEAVPRELFLQPGVFLDEGTMWRPVSAAATAPAEWLEIAYRHDSLTTQLDGHLTADQTTEPVAGVPTSSSTTPATVIRMIEALDPRPGHRVLEIGTGTGYSSALMCHCLGADHITTVEVDPQVAQRADLALEALGYSAWTVTGDGLLGHPRNAPYDRVIATCAIRRIPHAWVRQTAPGGTILATLGSWPFGTGLAKLTVGHHGQAEGRIVSRSSFMHARSQAPEPLAGDLSARTAYPDSERRTKVSPALLDDWTPAFVAQLAAPGTQLVRATRTDGTRLLYLLDPGHESFAEFAAVGVGDGDGDGDGDGWIVRQGGPVLLWDRVEAFLLAWQAANRPDIDTVRIRVTQEAHHYWIEGVPDLRWEHRVH